Within the Opitutaceae bacterium TAV5 genome, the region ACGTAGTCGGCGTAGGGCTGGAGCGCGGCGGCGGATTCGGCGGAGGCGGCGATGCGGTTGAGCGAGGCGCCGGTGTAGGGGTCGGCCTTGGCGCGGTCCACATCGTAGGCGGGCGCGGCACGGCCCTGTTCGTCGGTGGTCTGGCCCCGGGCGGCGGCGCGGGCCGCGGATTCGGCTTCCTCGATGCGGCGGGCATTTTCCTCCACGGCGTCGCGCTGGCGCTGGAGGGCGCGGTTGAGCTCGACGCGGGCGCGGTCGCTGTCGCCGAGTTGCAGCCAGTTGAGCGCCTTGAGGGTGTTGAGCATCACCTTGTCGTAGGAGCGGCCGCGGTAAGGGGTGTTGGCCTGGTTGGTGAAGAGGGCGCCGAGTTCGGAGCCGACTTTCACGCGGGCGGCGGCCTCGTAGCCGTTGACGCGTTTTTCGGCGGCATCGAGAGCGGCATTGGAGCGGGCGAGGTAATCGCGGGCGGCCTCCGGGGCGGCGTCGGGCGCGAGCGCGGCGGCGCGGAGGATGGCGCCCTGTTCGAGGCGGTAGAGGATCGTGTCCTTGTTGTCGCTGTTTTTGGCGGCGTCGGCGTCGGCCCGGGAGACGGCCGAGGCAAGGTTGCCGGAGCGGTACGCGGCGTCGCGCCCGGACGACTTTTCGGTGTAGGTGCTGCAACCGGCGAGGAAGAGCGCCCACGAAATACACGAAAAAACACGAAAGAATCCCGATCGGAAAAACTTCGGCATGGCAGGTATTTTGGCTCTGCGTCTTCGCAGCTCTCTTTCCTTTTCGTGTCCTTTCGCGTGTTTCGTGGGCAGATTTTCCGGTCCGGTTTTCAGTTCTCGACGCGGCGGAGGACGGCGCCCTTGGCGATGCCGAGGTCTTCCCCGGTGACTTCGCCCAGCGAGGTCTGCGGATTGACGCGGATGATGCGGAGCTTGCCGACCGGGACTTCCTCGCGGCCGAGGCTCGCGCCGGTGTCGGGATCGACGAGGTTGTCGCCGACCGCAAATGCCTCCCAGAGCTGGCCGGGCTCGATGCCGGTGCCGTCGCCGCGGTTGAGCGTCACGATCTTGCCGGTGCGGGCCACGACGCGCGCCGGGTAGCCGATATCGACCACGCGGCGGGCGATTTTTTCCGCCATGTTGCGGGCCATGCCGACGAGCAGCGCATCGGAGAGTTCGCCGTCCGTGGTGATGTTGGCCACGGTTTCCTCGGTATCGAGATTCTGTTCCTGGAAGTTGGCGGTTTCGACGATGCGGTTGGTTCTGGCATCGTAAACCTTGCCGACGGCGGAGAGACGGATGACGCGTTTTTTGGCGCTGGTGCCGAGGGCGGCGAAGCGCGCTTCCTGGGTCACGTCCTGGAAATCGTCGACCGTGACGACGAGCAGGTAGTCGGCGTTGCCGAAATCGAAGGCACGGCCGGTGGCGCCGGCTTCCTCGATGAGCGAATCGGCGTCGGAACGGGCGATCACCTGGTACTTGCGCGTGGCCTGGAGACGGTCGATGAGCTGGCTGTCGAGCGCCTGCACCACACGATCCATGGAGATCTTCTTGCGGGCGGCAGCCGCCGCGACGGAGGAACTGGCCTTGACCTTGCTGACGGCAATGACCTTGGGCTGGGCGACGGCGGCGGAAACGGCGGCAGCCGGAGCGTCAGCGGGCGCGTTTTGCGCGAAAACCGGCGCCGCTGCCGCCAGGGCCAGGGCGGTGGCGGCAGGGAAACGGGCGAGGACGGATGATAACTTCATGGCGAAGGGTGAGTGTGGTTTCGGAACGAGGCTTGAGTGAAGCGGGTGACCGGGGACGCGACCTGCGGCTCAGTGTTCGGTGTAAGTGCCGGGAACGATAAATTTGAAGTTTTCGTCGGTATCCACCTTGAAGCCGCTTTGTTCGAACATCCTGGCGAGACCTTCGATGGCCTTGACCTGGGCGTCGGTGAGTTTCGCGCCGTTCTTGAGGTCGTTGATGAACGCGGTGGTCTCGGCCCAGCGGGCGTAGCCGGCGTCGTCCATGGCGAGGGCGGCGGTGAGGGTCTGCCCGTCGACGGCGTTGATCGTGCGTTCCCACGGGCGGAAACCTTCGCGGGTGAGGCGCAGCTTGCTGAAACCGGGACGCACCTGGACCTTGCCGGGGGCGGTGCCGACCGTCACGCCGTCAATCTCGACGGTGACGTTGAGCGGGGTGACCTTGTATTTCGATCCGGAGAGGGTGACGGTGTTCTCCTCGCCGATGCGCACGTCGGGGATGTAGACGTCGGCGGCTTCCGGCGCGATGGTCAGGGTGACGAGTCCGGCGGCGGCGCGCGGCGGCGCGATGCGGTTGGCAGCGATGCGGGCGCGCAGGCCCTCGGCGATCTGCTGCGAGGCATCGAGCAACAGTCCGTCGAGGATGCCGTCGATGACGATGCCGGTGTTGGCCATGGCCTGTTCGGCGCGGGTAGCCCGGACGGTGTCGCCGGTGAGCGCGCCGCCGGTGGTGCCGTCGAGAATCTTGTACGTGACAAGGGCGGTCCACTCGGTGCTGTTGAGTTCGTTGCCGTAGGCCTTGATGGAGCGCTGCGTCTTGCCGACGCTGGTCAGCGATACCTGCACGAGGTAATCGACGCCGAGCCCCTGCGCGAGGCGGAGGGCGGAAGTCTGGTTGGAGAGTTGCGTGTCGAGGCTGTCGGCCGGGCGGGGCGAGGAGGCGAGCGCGGGGTCGAACTTGCGGGCGGCATCGACGGCCACCTCGCGCGAGATCGTGATGATGCCGAGGTCGGCGATGCGGGCGGAGACGAGGTCCTCGAGCACGGGGAGCTTGTTGTCGTAGTCGCGCCCCGCGCGGTTGGCGGCGATGATGGCGGCGCGGTATGTCTTCGTGGCGCCGACGGCCTCGCGGACGGTCGAGGTGGTGACGGTTTCGGTGATCGTCTTGCCGTCCTTTTCCCAGGTGCGGGTCTGCACCTGGGGAGGCGCGGTCTCCACGGTCTTTTCGGTGGTCACGGTGGATTGCGCAAAAGCGGCCGACGAGATGATCGGGAGGGCGGTCAGCAGCGACGCGAGGAAACGCATGGGCTTCATGGTATGAAAATGGAAACGGAGCGGGTGCAATGGTGGATTGATCAAAAAAGAGTCGATGGCGCCCGGAAGTGAAACGGGATGCCAGGAAACGGACTTTCGGGAAAAGTGGCCTCGGCTCAATCCGAAAGGCGTTTGCACGACCGGGCGCGGGCTTGCCACCGGGGATGCGGCGTTGCAGCGTCGGCGTTTCTCCCGCGACCCACTCATACTCATGGACAAACTCGAAGAAATCTTCCACATGCAGGATGCGCTCAACACGCGCATCGGCGTCAAACTCCCGCCCGCCTCCGACGAGGAAAAGGCCAAATGGGTGCTCAACTACACCCGCGCCCTCCAGCAGGAAACCGCCGAACTGATCGACAGCGTACCGTGGAAGTGGTGGGCCAAGTACCAGAAATTCGACGAGCAGAACGCCCGCGTCGAGGTCGTTGACCTGTTCCACTTCCTCGTCTCGCTCGCGCAGACGCTCGGCATGAGCGCCGACGACGTTTACCAGGCCTACCTGAAAAAAAACCAGGTCAATCACCAGCGCCAGGAAACCGGCTACGCGAAAAAGGACGCCGACGACTCGAAACACATCTGAGGATTTTCGATTCTGGATTTTGGATTTTCGATTGATGGAGCTGCCGCTCCGGACGGAAAACGACGCGGTAGCGCCCAATCGAAAATCAGAAATCGAAAATCGAAAATCTGCACGTTCCCATGTCCGCCTACGACCACGCCCGCGAACTCATTGACCAGGCCCACAACGCCGACCCGGCCCGGCGGCCCGACGGGCGCGCCGCCGAGCTGGTGTATGCCGACCGGATCGAGGCCTGGGTCATCCGCCTCGTCGCCGACGCCTCCCCTGCCCTGCGGCTCGCCGCCCGTTGCCAGCACCTCGAACGGTGGAGCGTGCCCCGCGCCTCTTTCCCGATGGACAAACCCGGTTATCTCGCCTGGCGCCGCTCTCTCTACGTGAAGCAGGCCGACCGCGCCCGCGAATTGCTGCTTCGCGCCGGGGTGTCCGCCGCCGAAGCCGATGATGTGCGCACCTGGGTCTCCAAGACCGGCCTGAAAACCAACCCCGGCACCCAGGCCCTCGAGGATGCCGCCGTGCTCGTGTTTCTCGAAAACGAGATCGGCGCCTTTGCCGAACAGCACGCCGACTACACGCGGGAAAAGTTCGTGGACATCCTCCGCAAGAGCTGGCGCAAACTCAGCCCGCCCGCGCAGCAGGCCGCCCTCGGGCTCGACCTCCCGCCCGCCATCGCCGGCCTCGTGAAAGAAGCGCTCTCCTGAGCGCGCGGGGGGGACGCAGGCCTCGCCGCCGCTTCCGGTTTCTACGGACCCACCCTCACCTCGTAAAATCCCGGCGCCAGCCGCGCGCCGAGAAACGCCGTTCTGGCGAGATAACCGGCCAGCCACTCGTCACGCTCGGCGTTGCCCGAGCTTTTTATCACCTGCGGCATCCCGGCCAGCCCCGCAGGTTCCACCTTCACCAGAAACGCCGCCGGTTCCCAGGAACCCGCTCCGGGCGGGAAACGCGTTACCCCCGCGCCCGGATCGCGCAGGATATCGAAACGGGCCACGACGCGCCCGTCACTCGCGTTTGCCGCTTCCACCGCGGCCAGCCGTTCCGGCAACGGTGCGTTGAACGCGGTCCCGCCGAAGTCGCTCGCATCGCGCTGGCCGAGACCGCGGTACAGATCCGGCGCCGGATGCGAGGCGAGCCAGGCGCGGGCATCGGCCGGCAACGGCTGGCGGCCCGGCAAAGGGAGGTTCAGCGCGTTCATGTTGTAGACAAACAGCGGAGGCTCCTGCCCGAAGGCCGCCACGTCTTCGTCGCCGCCCGTTTCCCGCGGCGGCACGAGGTACGCACTGCTCAGCGGCGAAGGAAGAAACAGCGGAGTGGGGTCGAAAAGCGCGATCTGGTCGCGCAGCGCCGGCGCTTCCCCTTCCCCGCGCAACCGGAGGGTGAAGGCGGGTGTGCCGGCACGTTCGCCACGCGCGCGCGGCGCATCAGCCGGCAACGGCGTCATCAAGCCGGCGGCGGGAAACCGCAGCATGGCCGCGATGCCGGCGAGGACCATCGCCGCCAGCGCCACGGCGCCGATTCGCGGCCAGACGAGCCCGCGCTCGTGCAGGATATCCGCCCGGATGCCCCCCGTGGCCGGAGTCGCGGCGCCGGTAATTTTTTTCCGGATACTCACGGGATTGTCTTGCAGGGGTTGCCGTGGCACGGGCTTCCTGCCCGTGAGGTTTGCGTGGCATGGCCCTCCTGGCCATGTGCTCCGGAATCACGGGCTGGAAGCCCGTGCCACCTCATGGGCTGGAAGCCCATGCCACGTTGCCGGCGCGCGCTCCTCATGGTTTTACTCCGGACCCGGACCCGGCGGGGGCGCCGGTTTCCTCCGAAGGCTCGGCGGCGAGGAGGACGCTGGCGAAACCGGCCTCGGCGGCGATGGCGTAGATCCTCGCCAGCTCATGCGCCGAAACCGGAGCGCCGGCCTGCACGAGCAGGCGCGCATCCGTGCGGTCGCCCACGCGGGCCCGCAACCAGCCGCGAAACTGCTGGTCGAAACTGCGCACCTCACCCTCGGCGAGCACCATGTCGTCGCGCGGCACGGCGATGACGACATCCGTCGTCATCGCCCCCGCCAGGCTGTTGGCCGCCTCCGGGAGCCGGAAATCCGTCGCCAGCCCCGGCGACAGCACGAAGCGCGATCCGAACAGGCCGAAGAACAGCAGGATCAACCCGATGTTGACGTAGAAAAACGCATCGAAGCTGCGCGGCACGCCTCGCATGCGGCTGGCGAGATCGAGTGGGCGGGTGATCATATCACGGGAGGCTCGGTGGCGGAGCCGCCGGCCGGGTTCGGGGTTGGAGAAGCCGCATCCGCCGCATCCGCCGGAGCCGACGGAGCACCGGAGCGGACGGACGCCGCGGAAGGCGCGGACGCGGCCGGCGACGCCGGTACGGCGGCCGCGGATACGGGGGCGCTCTGGTCGCGTTTGTATTCGATCAGCAGATACCGCATGATTTCGTTGCCCGCCCACTCCACGTCGCGGACGATGGAGCGCACGCGGCCGTTGAGAAGGTGGAAGGCGAGGTGCGCGGGGATGGCGAGCGCGAGGCTGGCGCCGGCGGTGATGAGCGATTGCCACATGCCGCCGGCGAGCGCCCGGGCGGTGGCGTATTCGCCGCCCTGCATGAAGGCGTGAAACGTCGCCGTGAGCCCGAGCACCGTGCCGAGCAGGCCGACGAGCGGGGCGATCTGCGCGATGGCCGCGATGGAGCCGAGCCGGCGTTCGAGCGCGGGCAGCTCGATGACGGCGGCATCCTGCACGGCGTAGCGCATCCGCGTCTCGTCATCGTCGGCATGGATCAGCGCGGCCTTGACCACGGCGGCGACCGGGCCGGGCGCCTCCTCGCACACCGTCACGGCCTCGACGAGCCGACGCTTGGCGAGGATGTTCTTGATGCCGTCGACAAACGCCGTGGAGCGGATCTGGCCGCGATGCAGGTACAGCGTGCGCTCGATGAACAGCACGAGCCCGAGGGCGCCCATCAGCAGGAGCACCCACATCATGGGGCCGCCGCGGGCAAGAAGACTGAGGTGAAAACCATCCATGGTTAAGGAAATTTGAGACCGGATTCCGGGGTTCGCGAGGAGAGGTGGCAGTTGGCCGGGAACATATTATGACGAGGACGCCGCGCCGGAAGGCGACGGTGGCGCGGGGCGCGGGCCGTCCAGA harbors:
- a CDS encoding dUTPase yields the protein MDKLEEIFHMQDALNTRIGVKLPPASDEEKAKWVLNYTRALQQETAELIDSVPWKWWAKYQKFDEQNARVEVVDLFHFLVSLAQTLGMSADDVYQAYLKKNQVNHQRQETGYAKKDADDSKHI
- a CDS encoding flagellar motor protein MotA; this encodes MDGFHLSLLARGGPMMWVLLLMGALGLVLFIERTLYLHRGQIRSTAFVDGIKNILAKRRLVEAVTVCEEAPGPVAAVVKAALIHADDDETRMRYAVQDAAVIELPALERRLGSIAAIAQIAPLVGLLGTVLGLTATFHAFMQGGEYATARALAGGMWQSLITAGASLALAIPAHLAFHLLNGRVRSIVRDVEWAGNEIMRYLLIEYKRDQSAPVSAAAVPASPAASAPSAASVRSGAPSAPADAADAASPTPNPAGGSATEPPVI